The DNA sequence TCGGGTACTTGAGTTCCCACGGGAGACCGACCATGGCGTCCACGGCGTCTGCACCGCCCACGCCAATCGCGAGCATACCGAGGCCGCCTGCGTTCACGGTGTGGGAGTCGGTACCGATCATCATTCCGCCCGGGAAGGCGTAGTTTTCGAGCACCACCTGGTGGATGATGCCAGCACCCGGGAGCCAGCAGTCAATGCCGTACTTGGCGGAGACTGACTGCAAGAAGTCGTACACTTCCTTGCTTTCTTCCTTGGCGCGCGGGAGGTCCTTTTCGACACCTTCGCGAGCGATAATCAAGTGGTCGCAATGCACGGAACTCGGCACAGCCACGCGGGACTTGCCTGCAGTCGTGAACTGGAGGAGGGCCATCTGGGCGGTTGCGTCTTGCATGGCAACGCGGTCCGGGTGGAATTCGGCAAAATCAGCGCCGCGCTTGTAGGTTCTGTTTTCTGCGCCATCGATCAGGTGGCTGTAGAGAATCTTCTCGGCGAGAGTGAGCGGGCGGCCAAGCTGCTTGCGGGCAACAGCGACGCGGGCAGGAATGCGAGCGTATGTGGCCTGGATCATGTCGAAATTAAAAAGCATAGTTACCTCATGAATTTTTCGAGCGAAAAGATAGAAATTTTAAAGGCGTGGAAAAGGGAAGAACGTGTAAAAGCACGATGCGTACAATTTTGTATTTTCAATGTAGTCGAATATGGAAAAGTCCAACCTCAAAAAGATATCATCTTTGTTCTTGAATTGGTTTCTTGGTGCCGCAACTTTTGCTTGCGTTGCCTGTGACGGTAATTCTTCGATTCCGTTCATCGATGAAAGCATTTACGATGCCGAGAAAAACACATTGACCGATCTCCGCGACGGGCAAGTTTACCGCACCACGACCATTGCTCCCGAAGGAACGGGCTATTCCAAAGTATGGATGGCGCAAAATCTGAATTACCGCTATAATTTGAAGTCTGTCAATGGTGGCCTTGCCGATACGTCAAGTTATTGCGTCTATAACGACCCGGAGAAATGCAAAACGTTGGGACGGCTTTATACATGGCCTGCCGCCATGGATAGCGCCGCTTTGTTCAGTACCGATGGCAAGGGTTGCGGTTATACGCGGGATTGCAAGGCTAGCGAGGTCGTTCGCGGTGTATGCCCCAAAGGTTGGCACCTCCCTAGCATGGAAGAATTCGAAGCTCTGTTAAAAGCGGTGGGCGGCAGTTCTATCGCTGCGTTAAAGCTGAAAGCGACTAGCGGCTGGACTGAAAACGGCAACGGTGCGGATGCCTTTGGATTTGCGGCATTGCCGGCTGGTTACAGGGATGCCGATGGACATTTCGGTTTTCAGGATAGCTGTGCGTATTTTTGGAGCACGACTGAAGTCTATTTCGCCAATTCTTACTTTATGGACATGTATTTTCGCAACAACTCTGCGGATATCCCTGGTGATAACAAGGATATTGCTTTTTCCGTCCGCTGCGTGAAAAATTGATTTTATATTTAGACCTATAATTGGAGGACGTATGAAACTTTATACAACAGATTATATCACGGGCAAAGAAATCGAAACGCTTCAAATGGTAAGAGGGAGCGTTGTTTTTAGCAAAAATGTTGTGCGTGATATTTTTGCGGGACTCAAGACTCTTGTGGGTGGTGAAATCGCTGGCTATACTGAAATGCTTAACGATGCTCGCAATATCGCTATTGGGCGTATGGTCAGCGAAGCGACTGCTATCGGTGCAGATGCGATTGTCAACGTTCGTTTTGCCACAGCCTCGGTGATGGCTGGATCCGCAGAAATCATTGCTTACGGGACTGCCGTAAAATTCAAATAAAAGAAATGTCGTATGGATAAATTCCATACGACAAATTTTAATCTTAAGAGGAAACGTTCGGTTATTCCGAGGACGGACGTCTTTTGTGAAATGAACTCGGAATGTACGCGAAAATGCGCGGACTTTACTTCCCGGCGATTTCCTTAGCCTTTGCTTCGATTTCTGCGATAGCCTTGGCGCGGCCTTCGGCGGTGTCTGCGTTTGCAAGCACGATATTCACGAACACGGAACCTGCGACAACTGCGTACACATGCTTCGATAGCACTTTGGACTGTTCGCCGTTGCGGATGCCAAAGCCGCCAAGAACCTTGGCACCACCCTTACCGACTGTGTCGATAAAGTCGAGTGTTGCCTGGTCAATCGTTGTTTCGCTGCCGGTAGTCCCTGCGCGGAGTGCGGCGTAGATGTACTTGAAACCTGCGGATGCCATCGTTTCGAGACGTTCCTTGGTCATGCTCGGAGCGGCAACCGGAATGTTTTCGAGACCATGCTTCTTGCAAGCTTCGGTGAGGCCTTCGTCATGGTCGAACGGAAGGTCCGGAATGATGCAAGCAGAAACGCCTGCGTCCTTGCACATCTTGACGAAGTTTTCGACGCCCGGCGTAAAGGCGAGGGAGCCGTAAGTCATGATGTAAATCGGCGTTTCGGGGTGGCGTTCGTGAATCTGCTTCACGATGGCGAGGCCCTGCTTGGTGGAATAGCCTTTTTCGAGTGCGATGGTGGAGGCGGTCTGGATGGCTGGACCGTCGGCGCTCGGGTCGCTAAAGGCAAGCTGGATTTCAAGAATGTTCGCGCCACCCTTCACGAGGGCATCGGCGATGGCAACGGACGTTTCCGCATCAGGGAAACCCGCAATAAGATGAGACATTAAGTTCATAATAAATTCTCGCGGCTTTGCCGCTGTTGAAAATGTTTTAGTAGGAAGTTAGAAGTAGGAAGGATAATTTGGGACATTACTGTCTACCGTCTACTTCCTACTGTCTACTATTTATTCATTATCTCCGCGTCGTGGATGTCTTCGTTGTTTTCAAGGCGCTTGAGTTCGGCTTTGAGGAATTCCTTCCACTTTTCGGGGCGGAACACCGGGCTTGTGATGAAGATGTCCTTGTCACCGCGGCCACTCATGTTGATGACGAGCGCCTTGTCTTTCGGGAGTTCCTTCGCAATCTTCATGGCGGCAGCACCGGCGTGAGCGCTTTCGAGTGCGAACAAAATGCCTTCGTTACGGGCAAAGAACTTGACTGCTTCAAGAGCTTCCTTGTCGAGGATTGCCGTGAATTCCACGCGACCGGATTCACCGAGGGCGGCGAGCTGCGGGCCAATGCCCATGTAGTCGAGACCAGCCGAAATGGAGCGCGTTGGCATGGATTGACCGTCTTCGTCAATGAGGAAGCGGCTCTTGTAACCCTGCACGATGCCTTCGCGGCTTGCGTTACCGGTCATGCGGGCTGCGTTTTCGCCGACGTTCGGACCAATGCCACCAGCCTCTGCACCGATAAGGCGCACATTCTTGTCTTCGATAAACGGCGTGAACACGCCGATGGAGTTGCTGCCGCCACCCACGCAAGCGACAACGGCTGCGATGTCGATGTTACGTTCGGCTGCCTGGCGCTTGACTTCTTCGCCGATGATGGACTGGAACGTGCGAACGATATCCGGGAATGGGGCAGGGCCGAGTGCGGAACCGAGCACATAGTGCGTGTTCTGGAAGTTTGTGGCCCAGTCGCGCATGGCTTCGTTCACGGCATCCTTGAGTGTGCGGCTACCGCTTGTGACCGGCACGACCTTTGCACCGTACATTTCCATCGTTGCCACGTTCGGCTGCTGACGACGGACGTCAACTTCGCCCATGTACACGACGCATTCGAGGCCGAGCTTAGCGCATGCAGCTGCGGTGGCGAGGCCGTGCTGGCCGGCTCCCGTTTCGGCGATGATGCGGGTCTTGCCCATTTTCTTCGCGAGGAGGCATTGACCGATTGCGTTGTTGATCTTGTGGGCGCCCGTGTTGGCGAGACCTTCGAGCTTGATGTAAATCTGCGCACCGCCCAAAAGTTTGGTTGCCGTCGGGGCAAAGTACAACGGAGTTTCGCGGCCAATGTAGTCGCGCTGGATGATGCGGAGTTCTTCAAGGAATTCCGGATCGTGGATGTACTTGTTGAATGCCGCTTCGAGGTCGTCGAGCGGGCGGCGGATGATTTCGGCAACGTACTTGCCGCCGAACTTGTCAAAGAAACCGTTATTAGAAGTAATCATAGTAGGTTCTGGGTTTAGGTTTAAAATTCAAGGCAAAAAATAAAGGCCTTCGGTAAGTCCGAAAGCCTTTTACAAACACTTGATGAAATCAGCAAAACGGACTCTATTTTGTAGAGCCCCACCACCAACGGTTGAAACGGATTGCAGAATTCATCTTCATGTCTTAAAATTTAGGAAGCCTTGGTAAATTTGGCAAGGGAATAGGGAAAAATTGACATAAAAAATAGGCTTCCGATAATGCTCGGAAGCCATCTTAGCAAACACTTGATGAAACCAGTGAATCCGTTCCGTTTTACGGGAACCCCTCCCGCAAGCGGTCTGAGTGGATTACCGATTTCACCTTTACGTATACCAATATATAATGTAAGTTATTGATTGTCAATAGGTTACGATAACTTTTTTGTAAATTTTTGGTATGGTTTTGGGGCGGTATAGAAAATGCCTATCTTGAGAGATAGGCTTTTTGCTTAATTGCGATTTCCTGATTGCTATTTTGCGGCGATTGCTGCAAACAGCGATTTCATCTTGTCGTGATTCTTGATGCCGGGGGCGTCTTCGATGCCGCTTGAAACGTCGATGAGTTCGGGGTGGAACTTTTCGCAGATGGTAACGACGTTTTCGGGATTGATGCCGCCGGCGAGCCAGAGCGGGGTGCCGCTTGCTTTTTCGCGGAGGAGCGATTCGGGGATGGTCTTGCCTGTGCCACCGGGGATGCCTTCGACTTTGGCGTCTAGCAAAATGCGGGGTTCGCCGTTTTTGCGGAGTGCCTCTACTTTGTCAAAATCGGAAGCTTCGCCGACACGGGCTGCGCAGTAGTAGGGGAGCGCGTTGTTGGATGAGACTGCGTCGGAATTGTGCGGGGCGATTCCGTGGAACTGTACGGCGTCGAGCACACCTTCTTGGGCGAGCTTGATGGCGGTTTTGCCTTCGACGGAACTCGGGTCGGTAATCACGCCAACGAGAAGCGGAGTTACGTCATTGCGAGTGGAGCGAAGCGATCTATTGAAACTGCGCACGAATTCTTCGGTGGTAAGTCTCTTGGTGGTGCTGAACACGAATCCGAGCATGTCGGCGCCGAGTTCGGCGGCGAGGAGACCGTCTTCTTCATGGGTGATGCCGCAGATTTTCACGAGCGGGCGGTGCGCGTTTTGCGATGAGACTGCGCGAGTCTCGTTATGAGCAAACTTGCGCTCGGCGAATTTTTTCCAGAACTGCCCGCGAGCGTTTTCGCAGCCGCTTTCGAATGCGCTCACTACGTCTTTTGCGAGCGGCGGATTCTTGGCAACGGCTTCACCGACAAGAATTCCCGTGAAGCCGAGATTGCGGGCGTATGTCGCGTCGGCGGCGCTCAGAATGCCCGATTCAAAAACGGCTTTGGCGGGGAGCTTGCTGCGTACGCTTGCGGGAATCAGCGGATCTGTGTGGAATGTGGCGAGGTCGCGGGAATTGACGCCTGCGACAATCGTCTTGGCGGCTGCATCACCGAGAGCTGCTGTCACAACGGCAAGCTTGCGGAAATCGTCAGCTTCGCGGACTTCAACGAATGCCTGAATGCCGAACTTCTGCGCGCGCTGTGCCATTTTCACGAGCTGTGCATCGTCCAAAATTCTGGCAATCAAAAGTACCGCATCGGCACCGCAGCGGTAAGCGATGTCAATTTCGTCTTCGAATAAAAGGAAGTCTTTGCGGAGAACGGCGCATGTGTGCAATCCCTGCTGACGGCGGCGTTCCATCAAGTCCGCTACAGCAATCAAGTCGCGAAGTGATCCCTTGAAAAAGTTCATTTCAGTCAATACGGAAACAGCTTGGGCGTGTGCTTCGGCATAAGTTGTTGCTAGTTCCACCGGATTCAAGTTCGGCGCAATGTCGCCCTTGGATGGCGATGCTCGCTTGACTTCGAGAATGGCTCCTGCATTACCCAAAAATTCAGTATGACCAACGCGACGCGCCTCGGGAATATCAATGTTGAAATTCAGTCCAAGTCTATCAATGTCTTCGCGGCGCATCCGCACGATTTTTTGCAAAATATCTTCGCTCATAATTCCTCTACGCCAATTGTAGAAAAATTTAAGGCGCGTTCTAATAAAATACTGTTTTAGTAGGAGTTTTGGAGTTGTCTATAGAGGACTCTTTGAGTTGGGAGGTCCTCTTTTTTGATGTTTTCCCTTGTCTTTCGGCATAAATTTAAGGAAAAAAAAGGATGTTTTATGAATTATTTGTTCTCTAAATCGATTGGTGCTGTAGCAACATTTGCGGCTATGGCTGTGACAACGGCTGCGATTCCTGCGTTTGCTGTGACATCGCCTGATTTTCCGATGGCGGGTTTTGCCACGCAGAATGGCGGCACTACGGGCGGCAAGGGGTATTCCGAGGTCACGGTCGACAACGTGAACGACCTCAAAACTCATGCCAAGGCGGGCAATAAGATTATCTACGTGAAGCCGGGGACTTACATGGGCCCGGTGGAAGTCGGTAGCAACGTGACGATTTACGGTTACCAGGGCGCCATTATCGCGCAGCCTACTTCGGGCAGTGCCATGAAGCTGAGCGGCTCGAAGAACGTTATCATCCGTAACTTGAAATTCAAGGGCGTCGGTGCGCACGATGACGATGATGAAGATTGCCTCCAAGTGAATCACGAATCCAAGAACGTGTGGATTGACCATGTCGACGTGTATGACGGTCACGACGGTAACCTGGACATTACCAATGCTTCGGACTACGTGACGATTTCTTGGACCAAGTTCAGTTACACCTCTGCATCGACGGGCCACCAGTTCAGCAACTTGATTGGCAACAGCAAGACAAAGACGAGCGACCGTGGGCACCTAAATGTTACGATTCACCACACGTGGTGGGCGGATGGCGTGGTGGAACGCATGCCGCGTGTGCGTTTTGGCAAGGTGCACGTGGCGAACAACCTCTTCGATAGCAAGAATGCGAGCTATTGTGTGCGTGCAGCAGTCGAGGCTGATATCCGCATTGAAAGGAACGTGTTCATCGGCGTGCAGAAGGCGCTTGACCTTTACACGAGCGATGGTACCATTACGGCGGCGCAAATGATTGAAAATTACGAAGAGAACGTGAAGAAGAAGCAGGACGGTACGGGTACGGCGTTCAAGCCGAGCTATTCCATGAGCCTGACCGATGTGAGTACACAGGCAAAAGCTTACGCTTTGCGCGATTCCATTAAGTTGTACGCAGGAGCGACGCTCCCTGATCCGGGAAAATCTCAAACGGTGACGCCCGCATCTTCTTCTAGCGAAGCAGCGTCTAGTTCGAGTGTTGCGGTGTCTAGCTCCAGCGTCGCAAAGTCCAGCAGCAGTGTCGCACAGTCCAGCTCCTCGCAGGCTGTATCTAGTTCCTCGCAGGGGGAGGTTGTTTCTGGAACGGCGACGCTTACTAAGCACGGCTCGGGTAGCGCCAAGCAAGAAGTCAAGCAAGGTGAATCTATCGAAGAATTTTACTTTACCGTTGCTGGTGCCACGGGTGCGACTGTTACGGGACTCCCCGATGGTATTGTGGGGACAATGAAGGGTAGTGATTTTTACATCTCAGGTACGGTCTCTCAAAATGCTGCTGTGGGGGCGTACAACTTTACCGTAACGACAACTGGGGCTACGACAAATGCAACCAAGAGCGGAACTATTACGGTTATTGGTGCAAATGGAGAGGTTGCAGAGTCTAGCTCTAGTAAAGTCGAATCAAGCTCTAGCTCGGAGCAGGGCACGACTTCGTTGGATGTCGCTACGGTTGCTTCGCATTTCAATGTTTCTGTCAACGGTCGAGTTCTTACCGTACAAGGAACAACGCAGGCGGCGTATCTCCTGGATGCCCAGGGCAGGCTGATTACAAAAGTTCAGTCTTTGGGTCGCGAAAGCTTGATAACCGTTCCTCGTGCGGGCATGTACCTCTTGCGAGCCGGTAACGAAGCGCGTCGCATAACTGTTCGATAATCTTATCTTAAAATAAATTGAAAACCCGTGCTCGTCCGAGTGCGGGTTTTGTCCTTTTTACTTCCTACTAACCACTGTTTACTAACCACTTCCTACTAAATAATATAGTACCACTCGTCGCTTTGCTGGAGTTCTTCGGTCTTGTGCTTGCTATTGGTGGTTGAAACGTAATCCATTTCAAGATTCTTGAGGCTGACGCGAGTGTTGGCCTCGATGGATCGCGTGATGAAGGCGTTGCCGCCGATAATTGCGTTTTCGCCAACAACGGTATCTCCGCCGAGAATGGAGGCTCCCGCGTATATGGTTACGTTATCTAAAATTGTCGGGTGGCGCTTTTTGCCGGAAAGCTTTTGTCCGCCGCGAGTAGAAAGTGCGCCGAGCGTGACGCCTTGGTAAATCTTGACATTCTTGCCGATCACTGCGGTTTCGCCAATCACGATGCCTGTGCCATGATCGATAAAGAAGTATTTGCCGATGGTTGCACCCGGATGAATGTCGATGCCCGTTTTGGAATGGGCATATTCGGTC is a window from the Fibrobacter sp. UWB4 genome containing:
- a CDS encoding fibrobacter succinogenes major paralogous domain-containing protein, translating into MEKSNLKKISSLFLNWFLGAATFACVACDGNSSIPFIDESIYDAEKNTLTDLRDGQVYRTTTIAPEGTGYSKVWMAQNLNYRYNLKSVNGGLADTSSYCVYNDPEKCKTLGRLYTWPAAMDSAALFSTDGKGCGYTRDCKASEVVRGVCPKGWHLPSMEEFEALLKAVGGSSIAALKLKATSGWTENGNGADAFGFAALPAGYRDADGHFGFQDSCAYFWSTTEVYFANSYFMDMYFRNNSADIPGDNKDIAFSVRCVKN
- a CDS encoding YbjQ family protein, with product MKLYTTDYITGKEIETLQMVRGSVVFSKNVVRDIFAGLKTLVGGEIAGYTEMLNDARNIAIGRMVSEATAIGADAIVNVRFATASVMAGSAEIIAYGTAVKFK
- the trpA gene encoding tryptophan synthase subunit alpha — encoded protein: MNLMSHLIAGFPDAETSVAIADALVKGGANILEIQLAFSDPSADGPAIQTASTIALEKGYSTKQGLAIVKQIHERHPETPIYIMTYGSLAFTPGVENFVKMCKDAGVSACIIPDLPFDHDEGLTEACKKHGLENIPVAAPSMTKERLETMASAGFKYIYAALRAGTTGSETTIDQATLDFIDTVGKGGAKVLGGFGIRNGEQSKVLSKHVYAVVAGSVFVNIVLANADTAEGRAKAIAEIEAKAKEIAGK
- the trpB gene encoding tryptophan synthase subunit beta; this translates as MITSNNGFFDKFGGKYVAEIIRRPLDDLEAAFNKYIHDPEFLEELRIIQRDYIGRETPLYFAPTATKLLGGAQIYIKLEGLANTGAHKINNAIGQCLLAKKMGKTRIIAETGAGQHGLATAAACAKLGLECVVYMGEVDVRRQQPNVATMEMYGAKVVPVTSGSRTLKDAVNEAMRDWATNFQNTHYVLGSALGPAPFPDIVRTFQSIIGEEVKRQAAERNIDIAAVVACVGGGSNSIGVFTPFIEDKNVRLIGAEAGGIGPNVGENAARMTGNASREGIVQGYKSRFLIDEDGQSMPTRSISAGLDYMGIGPQLAALGESGRVEFTAILDKEALEAVKFFARNEGILFALESAHAGAAAMKIAKELPKDKALVINMSGRGDKDIFITSPVFRPEKWKEFLKAELKRLENNEDIHDAEIMNK
- a CDS encoding bifunctional indole-3-glycerol phosphate synthase/phosphoribosylanthranilate isomerase, translated to MSEDILQKIVRMRREDIDRLGLNFNIDIPEARRVGHTEFLGNAGAILEVKRASPSKGDIAPNLNPVELATTYAEAHAQAVSVLTEMNFFKGSLRDLIAVADLMERRRQQGLHTCAVLRKDFLLFEDEIDIAYRCGADAVLLIARILDDAQLVKMAQRAQKFGIQAFVEVREADDFRKLAVVTAALGDAAAKTIVAGVNSRDLATFHTDPLIPASVRSKLPAKAVFESGILSAADATYARNLGFTGILVGEAVAKNPPLAKDVVSAFESGCENARGQFWKKFAERKFAHNETRAVSSQNAHRPLVKICGITHEEDGLLAAELGADMLGFVFSTTKRLTTEEFVRSFNRSLRSTRNDVTPLLVGVITDPSSVEGKTAIKLAQEGVLDAVQFHGIAPHNSDAVSSNNALPYYCAARVGEASDFDKVEALRKNGEPRILLDAKVEGIPGGTGKTIPESLLREKASGTPLWLAGGINPENVVTICEKFHPELIDVSSGIEDAPGIKNHDKMKSLFAAIAAK
- a CDS encoding polysaccharide lyase family 1 protein; its protein translation is MNYLFSKSIGAVATFAAMAVTTAAIPAFAVTSPDFPMAGFATQNGGTTGGKGYSEVTVDNVNDLKTHAKAGNKIIYVKPGTYMGPVEVGSNVTIYGYQGAIIAQPTSGSAMKLSGSKNVIIRNLKFKGVGAHDDDDEDCLQVNHESKNVWIDHVDVYDGHDGNLDITNASDYVTISWTKFSYTSASTGHQFSNLIGNSKTKTSDRGHLNVTIHHTWWADGVVERMPRVRFGKVHVANNLFDSKNASYCVRAAVEADIRIERNVFIGVQKALDLYTSDGTITAAQMIENYEENVKKKQDGTGTAFKPSYSMSLTDVSTQAKAYALRDSIKLYAGATLPDPGKSQTVTPASSSSEAASSSSVAVSSSSVAKSSSSVAQSSSSQAVSSSSQGEVVSGTATLTKHGSGSAKQEVKQGESIEEFYFTVAGATGATVTGLPDGIVGTMKGSDFYISGTVSQNAAVGAYNFTVTTTGATTNATKSGTITVIGANGEVAESSSSKVESSSSSEQGTTSLDVATVASHFNVSVNGRVLTVQGTTQAAYLLDAQGRLITKVQSLGRESLITVPRAGMYLLRAGNEARRITVR